In a single window of the Nocardiopsis composta genome:
- a CDS encoding ATP-binding protein, whose amino-acid sequence MRTIRSPLDPDRRLLGGRLYLGSVLWACGQFALGALLIRVELYVHQPNSEPAVLYATLTAICLLVMVRRTRPGAALLAGFAVLAVDVWFGPSSGALLSFGDLLYAACALGSRRTMWTAAGGIALLSAVALAVLGWLMFFSPGGTGLVGFLQGVGLFTLVFVAPLITGLTVREHRERAELLRRQAEQQVRLAELDRANAIAEERGRVARELHDVIANHLSAVAVQSTAALSRRDLDPELTRRVLEVVRDNSVQGLEEMRRMIGVLRAGGGEPDPTAPRLSETDLLVRTAREAGLRVETEVRGTPRALPAQVEAAAYRVVQEALTNALRYAHPARAAVAVEYPPAPGAAPDRLVVQVDNPVTGEPGEWRDDNGAGVGLVGMRERAVLLGGEFSAGPVGEETWRVRVELPCGEGKTGGRAAEQDGTDREAEAGR is encoded by the coding sequence GTGAGGACGATTCGCAGCCCCCTGGACCCCGACCGCCGGCTGCTCGGCGGCCGCCTCTACCTCGGCAGCGTGCTGTGGGCGTGCGGCCAGTTCGCCCTGGGGGCGCTGCTGATCCGGGTGGAGCTCTACGTCCACCAGCCCAACAGCGAGCCGGCCGTGCTGTACGCCACGCTCACCGCGATCTGCCTGCTCGTCATGGTGCGCCGGACCCGGCCCGGCGCGGCCCTGCTCGCCGGGTTCGCGGTGCTCGCGGTGGACGTGTGGTTCGGCCCGTCCAGCGGGGCGCTGCTGAGCTTCGGGGACCTGCTCTACGCCGCGTGCGCCCTGGGCAGCCGGCGCACCATGTGGACCGCGGCGGGGGGCATCGCGCTGCTGTCGGCCGTCGCCCTGGCCGTGCTCGGCTGGCTGATGTTCTTCAGCCCGGGCGGGACCGGCCTGGTCGGCTTCCTGCAAGGGGTCGGCCTGTTCACCCTGGTCTTCGTCGCCCCGCTGATCACCGGGCTGACCGTGCGCGAGCACCGGGAGCGGGCCGAGCTGCTCCGCCGCCAGGCCGAGCAGCAGGTGCGCCTGGCCGAGCTGGACCGGGCCAACGCGATCGCCGAGGAGCGCGGCCGGGTCGCCCGGGAGCTGCACGACGTCATCGCCAACCACCTGAGCGCGGTCGCGGTGCAGTCCACCGCGGCGCTCTCCCGCCGCGACCTCGACCCCGAGCTGACCCGGCGGGTACTGGAGGTCGTCCGGGACAACAGCGTGCAGGGACTGGAGGAGATGCGTCGGATGATCGGCGTGCTGCGCGCCGGCGGCGGCGAGCCCGACCCCACGGCGCCCCGGCTCAGCGAGACCGACCTGCTGGTGCGCACCGCGCGCGAGGCGGGGCTGCGGGTGGAGACGGAGGTGCGCGGCACCCCCCGCGCCCTGCCGGCCCAGGTCGAGGCGGCCGCCTACCGGGTCGTCCAGGAGGCGCTGACCAACGCGCTGCGCTATGCGCACCCGGCCCGGGCCGCGGTGGCGGTGGAGTACCCGCCGGCACCGGGGGCCGCCCCGGACCGGCTGGTGGTGCAGGTGGACAACCCGGTCACCGGGGAGCCGGGGGAGTGGCGGGACGACAACGGCGCCGGGGTCGGGCTGGTCGGCATGCGGGAGCGCGCCGTGCTGCTGGGCGGTGAGTTCTCCGCCGGCCCGGTCGGCGAGGAGACCTGGCGGGTCCGGGTCGAACTGCCGTGCGGCGAAGGGAAGACCGGCGGCCGGGCCGCCGAACAGGACGGTACGGACCGCGAAGCGGAGGCGGGGCGATGA
- a CDS encoding dipeptide ABC transporter ATP-binding protein, translating to MTTPGNGQGPADAAVRVQDLCITFPTMDGDVHAVDGLSFEVARGGALGIVGESGSGKSATSLALMGLHRGTKARITGEISVAGTDIVTATNERIRQMRGNEIAMVFQDPMSSLHPQYTIGDQLTEAYRTHNPKATKAEAKKRAIESLDRVGIPEPARRINSYPHEFSGGMRQRVVIAMALMCDPTVLLADEPTTALDVTVQAQILDLLDDLRRDLNMSLILVSHDLAVVAGSVDEVLVMQKGKAVEHGDVRKVLSEPEHPYTQALLAAVPRVEVSRAQRRAEVRADRARAEGRELPSEDKAAAEEKAAGAKARTGSTARPERDGEWTPDQPLLKADDLVMKFKVRGGTFGRSSDFYAVKNASFELYKGETLGIVGESGSGKSTLSRMVMRLLEPTSGTITFEGRDITRLPERRLRPLRRDVQMVFQNPYSSLNPRLTIGDSIGTALRVQGEKDGKQIKQRVQELLERVGLEPRHYNRFPHAFSGGQRQRIAIARALILRPKLVICDEPVSALDVSTQDQVLRLLSELQDDFDLTYIFVAHDLAVVRQVSDRVAVMRKGEIVELSDSDSVYESPQDDYTRSLLNAAPVLDPDEARANRAERIRLRAEGSTAA from the coding sequence ATGACGACCCCCGGAAACGGGCAGGGCCCCGCCGACGCGGCGGTCCGTGTCCAGGACCTCTGCATCACCTTTCCGACGATGGACGGCGACGTCCACGCCGTCGACGGGCTCTCCTTCGAGGTCGCCCGCGGGGGCGCGCTGGGCATCGTCGGCGAGTCCGGGTCCGGCAAGAGCGCGACCTCGCTGGCGCTGATGGGCCTGCACCGCGGCACCAAGGCGCGGATCACCGGTGAGATCTCGGTGGCCGGGACGGACATCGTCACCGCCACCAACGAGCGGATCCGGCAGATGCGCGGCAACGAGATCGCGATGGTCTTCCAGGACCCGATGTCCTCGCTGCACCCGCAGTACACCATCGGCGACCAGCTGACCGAGGCCTACCGGACGCACAACCCCAAGGCCACCAAGGCCGAGGCGAAGAAGCGCGCCATCGAGTCGCTGGACCGGGTGGGCATCCCCGAGCCGGCCCGCCGGATCAACTCCTACCCGCACGAGTTCTCCGGCGGCATGCGCCAGCGCGTGGTCATCGCGATGGCGCTGATGTGCGACCCGACGGTGCTGCTGGCCGACGAGCCGACCACCGCCCTGGACGTCACCGTGCAGGCGCAGATCCTCGACCTCCTCGACGACCTCCGCCGCGACCTGAACATGTCGCTCATCCTGGTCAGCCACGACCTCGCGGTGGTGGCCGGCTCGGTCGACGAGGTCCTGGTGATGCAGAAGGGCAAGGCGGTCGAGCACGGCGACGTCCGCAAGGTGCTCTCCGAGCCCGAGCACCCCTACACCCAGGCGCTGCTCGCGGCGGTCCCCCGGGTCGAGGTGTCGCGCGCCCAGCGCCGCGCGGAGGTCCGCGCCGACCGGGCCAGGGCCGAGGGGCGGGAGCTCCCGTCCGAGGACAAGGCGGCCGCGGAGGAGAAGGCGGCCGGGGCCAAGGCGCGCACCGGCTCGACGGCCCGCCCGGAGCGGGACGGCGAGTGGACCCCGGACCAGCCGCTGCTCAAGGCCGACGACCTGGTGATGAAGTTCAAGGTCCGCGGCGGCACGTTCGGCAGGTCCTCGGACTTCTACGCGGTCAAGAACGCCTCCTTCGAGCTGTACAAGGGCGAGACGCTGGGCATCGTGGGCGAGTCCGGGTCGGGCAAGTCCACCCTGTCCCGGATGGTCATGCGGCTGCTGGAGCCCACCTCGGGCACGATCACCTTCGAGGGCCGCGACATCACCCGGCTCCCCGAGCGCCGCCTCCGGCCGCTCCGCCGGGACGTGCAGATGGTCTTCCAGAACCCCTACTCCTCGCTCAACCCCCGGCTCACCATCGGCGACTCTATCGGGACCGCGCTGCGGGTGCAGGGGGAGAAGGACGGCAAGCAGATCAAGCAGCGGGTGCAGGAGCTGCTGGAGCGGGTCGGGCTGGAGCCGCGGCACTACAACCGCTTCCCGCACGCCTTCTCCGGCGGCCAGCGGCAGCGCATCGCGATCGCCCGCGCGCTGATCCTCCGCCCCAAGCTGGTCATCTGCGACGAGCCGGTCTCCGCGCTGGACGTCTCCACCCAGGACCAGGTGCTGCGCCTGCTCTCCGAGCTGCAGGACGACTTCGACCTCACCTACATCTTCGTCGCCCACGACCTCGCGGTGGTCCGCCAGGTCAGCGACCGGGTCGCGGTGATGCGCAAGGGTGAGATCGTGGAGCTGAGCGACAGCGACAGCGTGTACGAGTCCCCGCAGGACGACTACACCCGCTCGCTGCTGAACGCGGCCCCGGTGCTCGACCCCGACGAGGCGCGGGCCAACCGGGCGGAGCGGATCCGGCTCCGCGCGGAGGGCTCCACGGCGGCCTGA
- a CDS encoding TetR/AcrR family transcriptional regulator — protein MSRNNAGLSTDRIIIEALRIIDGQGLRRLTMRRLGDALEVEAMAVYHHFPLGKEQLFDAIAAYIIDLDRADPDGEAAAEQDGEDGAAEEPEEEPVDLPWDERLRAWAHRYRAALLRHAGALQLLINRRPDTVPALRSTELLYAAFAEAGLDGGAVVSAAAAFESYVTGAVIREVRSRGLESPSPAALDGRFPTVTALRDVPVDHARQFDEGLEALLTALVPVRA, from the coding sequence GTGAGCCGTAACAACGCAGGTCTGAGCACCGACCGGATCATCATCGAGGCCCTCCGCATCATCGACGGGCAGGGACTGCGCCGCCTGACCATGCGCCGCCTCGGCGACGCGCTGGAGGTGGAGGCGATGGCGGTCTACCACCACTTCCCGCTCGGCAAGGAGCAGCTGTTCGATGCGATCGCCGCCTACATCATCGACCTGGACCGCGCCGATCCCGACGGGGAGGCCGCCGCGGAGCAGGACGGGGAGGACGGCGCGGCCGAGGAGCCCGAGGAGGAGCCGGTCGACCTGCCCTGGGACGAGCGGCTCCGGGCCTGGGCGCACCGCTACCGCGCGGCCCTGCTCCGTCACGCCGGCGCGCTGCAGCTGCTGATCAACCGCCGGCCGGACACCGTGCCGGCGCTGCGCTCCACCGAGCTGCTCTACGCCGCCTTCGCCGAGGCCGGCCTCGACGGCGGCGCGGTGGTCTCCGCCGCGGCCGCCTTCGAGTCCTACGTCACCGGCGCGGTGATCCGCGAGGTCCGCTCCCGCGGCCTGGAGAGCCCTTCGCCCGCCGCCCTGGACGGCCGGTTCCCCACCGTCACCGCGCTGCGCGACGTGCCCGTCGACCACGCCCGCCAGTTCGACGAGGGCCTGGAGGCACTGCTCACCGCTCTGGTCCCGGTCCGCGCCTAA
- a CDS encoding response regulator, with product MIRVVVAEDQWAVRSGLVMILEGAPDIEVVAEASDGEEAVAAVRRTRPDVVLMDVRMPRKDGIAAARELAGTSTEVLVLTTFDLDEYVFGALRAGAAGFLLKNIEADALIEAVRVVARGDGMIAPAVTKRLIAEFAAPDREHAPERPRVAPEAVADLTVREREVLSCIGEGLSNRQIARRLGITETTAKTHVSRILTKLDLRSRVQAAIVAQETSGLRGG from the coding sequence ATGATCAGGGTCGTGGTGGCGGAGGATCAGTGGGCGGTCCGGTCGGGGCTGGTGATGATCCTCGAAGGCGCCCCCGACATCGAGGTGGTGGCCGAGGCGTCCGACGGGGAGGAGGCGGTCGCGGCGGTCCGCCGCACCCGCCCCGACGTGGTGCTGATGGACGTGCGGATGCCGCGCAAGGACGGCATCGCCGCGGCCCGGGAGCTGGCCGGTACCTCCACCGAGGTCCTCGTGCTGACCACCTTCGACCTGGACGAGTACGTGTTCGGCGCGCTGCGCGCCGGGGCCGCCGGGTTCCTGCTGAAGAACATCGAGGCCGACGCGCTGATCGAGGCGGTCCGGGTGGTCGCCCGCGGCGACGGGATGATCGCCCCGGCGGTGACCAAGCGGCTGATCGCCGAGTTCGCCGCGCCGGACCGGGAGCACGCCCCGGAGCGGCCCCGGGTGGCCCCGGAGGCCGTCGCCGACCTCACCGTCCGCGAGCGCGAGGTGCTGTCCTGCATCGGTGAGGGTTTGTCCAACCGGCAGATCGCCCGTCGGCTCGGCATCACCGAGACCACCGCCAAGACCCACGTCAGCCGGATCCTCACCAAACTGGACCTGCGCAGCCGGGTCCAGGCCGCGATCGTCGCCCAGGAGACCTCCGGCCTGCGCGGCGGCTGA
- a CDS encoding ABC transporter permease → MVTYILRRLGAGVLLLAIVTLVTFMIFYVVPRMAGQTVQQLATMYVGKAPTKEAIEATIDRLNLDQPVTLQFWEFVKGIFVGATYSFGGREVVCSAPCFGYSFQNYTEVFPELMDRLPVTFSLGLGAGVIWLIGGVAVGVISAIKKGSIFDRLAMGVALAGVSLPVFFTGLLMLAFLVHAWDLFETPRYTPLAEDPIAWMSGMILPWLTLAFLHAAQYARQTRAGMLETMGEDYIRTARAKGLPERKVILKHGLRPTLTPIVTIFGLDIGLVLGGAVLTEQVYSLNGIGRYAVQAIISQDLPVILGVTLLGAFFVVVCNLIVDLLYAWVDPRVRVAG, encoded by the coding sequence TTGGTCACATACATTCTTCGTCGCCTGGGCGCCGGCGTCCTCCTGCTGGCCATCGTGACCCTGGTGACCTTCATGATCTTCTACGTGGTCCCCCGGATGGCGGGCCAGACCGTGCAGCAGCTGGCGACCATGTACGTCGGCAAGGCGCCCACCAAGGAGGCCATCGAGGCCACCATCGACCGGCTGAACCTGGACCAGCCCGTCACGCTGCAGTTCTGGGAGTTCGTCAAGGGCATCTTCGTCGGGGCGACCTACAGCTTCGGCGGCCGCGAGGTCGTCTGCTCCGCCCCCTGCTTCGGGTACTCCTTCCAGAACTACACCGAGGTCTTCCCGGAGCTCATGGACCGGCTCCCGGTCACCTTCTCGCTGGGCCTGGGCGCCGGCGTGATCTGGCTGATCGGCGGCGTCGCGGTCGGCGTGATCTCCGCGATCAAGAAGGGCAGCATCTTCGACCGCCTGGCGATGGGCGTCGCCCTGGCCGGCGTCTCCCTCCCGGTCTTCTTCACCGGCCTGCTCATGCTGGCCTTCCTGGTGCACGCCTGGGACCTCTTCGAGACCCCGCGCTACACCCCGCTGGCCGAGGACCCGATCGCCTGGATGAGCGGGATGATCCTGCCCTGGCTCACCCTGGCCTTCCTGCACGCGGCCCAGTACGCGCGGCAGACCCGCGCGGGCATGCTGGAGACCATGGGCGAGGACTACATCCGCACCGCCCGGGCCAAGGGGCTGCCCGAGCGCAAGGTCATCCTCAAGCACGGCCTGCGCCCCACGCTCACCCCGATCGTGACCATCTTCGGCCTGGACATCGGCCTGGTGCTGGGCGGCGCCGTCCTCACCGAGCAGGTCTACTCGCTCAACGGCATCGGCCGCTACGCGGTGCAGGCCATCATCTCCCAGGACCTCCCGGTGATCCTCGGCGTCACCCTGCTCGGCGCCTTCTTCGTGGTGGTCTGCAACCTCATCGTCGACTTGCTCTACGCCTGGGTCGACCCCCGGGTGCGGGTGGCCGGCTGA